The following proteins are encoded in a genomic region of Cryptomeria japonica chromosome 11, Sugi_1.0, whole genome shotgun sequence:
- the LOC131061828 gene encoding heat shock 70 kDa protein 8-like: MRNGVIGYTVASNNEAMSDDVGGENPFVETAIGIDVGTYECHVEVWMDSKVELLRNLGGQRMMSSYVLFQGDIPYHQPQPLELLSRSVILNVKMSVGRMDTDPIMHNSQNFPFMIETLEIGVRQFIATLSSGVWHSTTPKEVLAILLMELRVMAEVHLGRVVHNVDAANVLSVFIGMTKPESKTPIIPYVEVRMLIIDDDHGVMGELVFEKNSRKKCFDFYLIWRRLI; encoded by the coding sequence ATGAGAAATGGAGTAATAGGTTACACAGTGGCTTCTAACAATGAGGCAATGAGTGATGATGTTGGAGGAGAAAATCCCTTTGTGGAGACGGCTATTGGAATTGATGTGGGAACCTACGAGTGTCATGTGGAAGTGTGGATGGATTCAAAGGTGGAACTTTTGCGAAATCTAGGAGGACAAAGGATGATGTCGTCCTATGTTCTGTTCCAAGGCGACATTCCATATCATCAACCTCAGCCTCTAGAACTTCTCTCTAGAAGTGTGATCCTTAATGTAAAAATGTCAGTTGGGAGAATGGACACGGACCCTATTATGCATAATAGCCAGAATTTTCCATTCATGATAGAGACACTAGAAATAGGTGTTCGACAATTTATTGCAACACTTTCTAGCGGTGTGTGGCATTCTACCACTCCTAAAGAAGTTCTGGCTATTCTTCTTATGGAGTTGAGAGTGATGGCGGAGGTCCACTTGGGACGGGTTGTGCATAATGTTGATGCAGCAAATGTGCTGAGTGTTTTTATTGGCATGACAAAGCCAGAGTCTAAGACCCCTATTATTCCTTACGTTGAAGTCAGAATGCTAATTATCGATGATGATCATGGAGTAATGGGTGAATTGGTGTTTGAAAAAAATAGTAGGAAAAAATGTTTTGATTTCTATTTAatttggagaaggcttatctga
- the LOC131058601 gene encoding cytochrome P450 86B1, whose product MVYFRSDKEMAILDEIAGNGVRVFLVWCVGITTVIFIWALQSRMRSRFRGAPVWPVLGVLPSLLFHLGHLYDWLTHLAIVNGGTFKLLGPWKCRIFTADPANIDYLLRTRYYNFGKGETFKESFRDMFGDSIVVQDGDAFKRLSVSVGKALSSPAFRDFVSALLPAVMQHNLLPVFTHACENAAIIDLQDVFHRLACYNVCLFGAAVQLDCLKPGLPKFPFIEAFEEALQSLMFRLLMPPFWWKILRFFNVLSERRLIKARDFIYGYSIEAWQSRGNQDSSPEANIASAFFRYEGESGRFYSDQRVHELFVNLILAGKDTIMAGLTWFFWLVARHPLVEAQILAELREIVNQRKSPDDQDPFCFSFEEVKRMDYLHAAVTESLRLYPPIPINYLHAAEDDVLPDGTPVEKGAQVLYSIYSSGRLESVWGKDCLEFKPERWMKNGRFVRQSDFKLVVFNGGPRRCTGIEFAYWQMKWAAASILIRYRVKIVDKHPVLPKIGLTLFMKYGLLATVHQREMADDESSK is encoded by the coding sequence ATGGTGTATTTTAGGTCTGATAAAGAAATGGCAATTCTGGATGAAATTGCAGGGAATGGGGTGAGGGTTTTTCTAGTGTGGTGTGTAGGAATAACAACCGTCATATTCATTTGGGCTTTGCAGAGTCGGATGCGATCGAGATTTAGAGGTGCGCCGGTATGGCCGGTTCTGGGCGTGCTTCCCTCATTGCTTTTTCACTTGGGCCACCTTTACGACTGGCTTACGCATCTCGCTATCGTTAACGGTGGCACATTCAAGCTTCTGGGCCCTTGGAAATGCCGGATTTTTACGGCCGACCCTGCAAACATAGATTACCTGTTGAGAACGAGGTACTACAATTTCGGCAAAGGTGAGACTTTCAAAGAATCGTTCCGCGACATGTTCGGTGATTCAATTGTAGTGCAAGACGGGGATGCTTTCAAGCGTCTCAGTGTGTCTGTCGGCAAAGCGCTCTCTTCGCCTGCCTTCCGCGACTTTGTGTCTGCCCTCCTGCCGGCCGTGATGCAGCACAATCTTCTTCCTGTTTTCACCCACGCCTGTGAAAATGCCGCCATTATCGACCTGCAAGACGTGTTCCACCGGCTGGCTTGTTATAACGTCTGTCTCTTCGGTGCAGCTGTGCAACTTGATTGCCTCAAACCGGGTCTGCCCAAATTTCCCTTCATAGAGGCCTTCGAAGAGGCATTACAGTCGCTCATGTTTCGCCTCCTCATGCCCCCCTTTTGGTGGAAAATTTTGAGGTTTTTTAACGTTTTGTCTGAGCGCCGACTTATCAAAGCCAGAGACTTTATCTATGGCTACTCTATTGAAGCATGGCAATCTCGCGGTAATCAGGACAGCTCTCCTGAGGCTAACATCGCCTCGGCCTTCTTTCGGTACGAGGGGGAAAGCGGGCGCTTTTATTCCGACCAAAGAGTGCATGAGTTATTCGTGAATCTCATTTTAGCAGGTAAAGACACGATCATGGCGGGGCTCACATGGTTCTTCTGGCTGGTAGCGAGGCATCCCCTTGTTGAAGCTCAGATTTTAGCAGAGCTCCGAGAGATTGTAAACCAGAGGAAGAGTCCTGACGATCAGGACCCGTTTTGTTTTAGCTTTGAAGAAGTAAAGCGGATGGATTACCTGCATGCAGCAGTGACGGAGTCTCTCCGGCTGTACCCACCTATTCCCATTAACTACCTGCACGCAGCGGAAGACGATGTTCTGCCCGACGGCACGCCCGTGGAGAAAGGCGCGCAGGTTTTGTACTCGATTTACTCTTCGGGCAGATTGGAGAGCGTTTGGGGCAAGGACTGCCTGGAATTCAAGCCGGAAAGGTGGATGAAGAACGGTAGGTTTGTGAGGCAATCTGATTTCAAGCTGGTAGTGTTCAACGGAGGACCTCGGCGCTGTACGGGCATAGAATTTGCGTACTGGCAGATGAAGTGGGCTGCGGCTTCCATTCTTATTCGTTATCGGGTTAAGATTGTTGATAAGCATCCTGTGCTTCCTAAAATTGGGCTCACGCTTTTCATGAAGTATGGTTTGCTAGCTACAGTTCACCAAAGGGAAATGGCAGATGATGAGAGTAGCAAATAA